The Castanea sativa cultivar Marrone di Chiusa Pesio chromosome 11, ASM4071231v1 genome contains a region encoding:
- the LOC142615150 gene encoding uncharacterized protein LOC142615150 gives MEKKPTKSAAVLEALNWVNYLDWSVQLKTYLMAQDLWEIVESTNEPPAPENEAALKAWSKTNAMALHVIQMSCQPNTFSDIREISSARIAWDTLAEKHKPSSGGYEGYLSD, from the exons ATGGAGAAAAAGCCTACCAAGAGTGCCGCTGTTCTTGAAGCTCTTAACTGGGTCAATTATTTGGATTGGAGTGTTCAGTTGAAGACGTATTTGATGGCTCAAGATCTTTGGGAGATCGTGGAATCAACGAACGAACCTCCTGCACCGGAAAATGAAGCTGCTTTAAAGGCTTGGAGCAAGACGAATGCCATGGCTTTACATGTGATCCAGATGTCATGCCAGCCAAACACATTTTCTGATATCAGGGAGATTAGCTCGGCCAGAATTGCTTGGGATACCTTGGCAGAGAAGCACAAACCTAGCTCag GTGGCTATGAAGGCTATTTGAGCGATTAA